Proteins encoded within one genomic window of Triticum aestivum cultivar Chinese Spring chromosome 2D, IWGSC CS RefSeq v2.1, whole genome shotgun sequence:
- the LOC123049947 gene encoding aspartic proteinase CDR1-like yields the protein MPCRSLHLILVVSIAALISGDVAAIREREREPVAGAAPPPGDGRAGFSLPVVHWRTMAEVVEEEIQLAANATASATEQKFVVPFRHRRRYSLYLVQLRIGGGAAGRVPSRYVLFDTGSDLSWTQCVPCQRCNRGYYLPLNAIKSGTYRHLSCEDPLCEHGTGTQCSMNYVSPGATDDLCLFRRSYGDGSKVSGYVGSDIFRFGNSIAGGGDGYSFEQPVAFGCAMYESTSAVREYSTGILGLGIGPLSFVAQAGVNKFSYCALSPERNDLRDEWRKTTSYLRFGDHAVTSGMRIPFKQDGYRYAISLKSVTYRRGGRIDQQQPVPIFLREEEAEQLPMLVDSGSALIWLPSVIFDPLLKRIDDEIALVRVSDPTSNPNINCYFGDMSDVEAVSVTLGFNGGAELELFGDTLFTEGSAGSYVCLGVAGGEQAALGMIAQRNTNVGYDLSNRDYF from the coding sequence ATGCCCTGTCGTTCCCTCCACCTTATCCTCGTGGTTAGCATCGCCGCTCTCATCTCCGGCGATGTAGCCGCCATCCGTGAGCGTGAGCGTGAGCCCGTCGCTGGTGCTGCTCCTCCTCCCGGAGATGGGCGGGCTGGATTCTCTCTCCCCGTCGTTCACTGGAGGACCATGGCAGAGGTCGTCGAGGAGGAGATCCAGTTGGCAGCCAATGCCACCGCCAGCGCAACGGAGCAGAAGTTTGTAGTGCCATTCCGCCATCGCCGCAGGTACTCGTTGTACCTGGTGCAGCTCCGCATCGGCGGCGGAGCTGCCGGCCGAGTCCCGTCAAGATACGTGCTGTTCGACACCGGCAGCGACCTATCGTGGACGCAGTGCGTCCCTTGCCAGCGCTGCAACCGGGGCTATTATCTGCCGCTCAACGCCATCAAATCCGGGACCTACCGGCACCTCTCGTGCGAAGATCCATTGTGCGAGCACGGGACTGGCACGCAGTGCTCCATGAACTACGTCTCTCCGGGCGCGACCGATGACCTGTGCCTGTTCCGGAGGAGCTATGGCGACGGCAGCAAAGTGTCAGGCTATGTAGGGTCTGACATCTTCCGTTTCGGTAACAGCATCGCGGGCGGCGGCGATGGCTACAGCTTCGAGCAACCTGTGGCCTTCGGCTGCGCGATGTATGAAAGCACCAGCGCCGTAAGAGAATACAGCACTGGTATTCTCGGTTTAGGCATCGGTCCCCTTTCGTTCGTCGCCCAGGCAGGCGTGAATAAATTCTCCTACTGCGCTCTGTCACCGGAGCGAAATGATCTCCGTGACGAGTGGAGGAAAACCACAAGCTATCTTCGGTTCGGCGATCATGCTGTCACGTCCGGCATGAGGATTCCGTTCAAGCAGGACGGCTATCGCTACGCCATCAGCCTCAAGAGCGTGACGTACCGGCGAGGAGGTCGCATTGATCAGCAGCAGCCCGTGCCCATATTCCTCCGTGAAGAGGAGGCGGAGCAGCTGCCCATGCTGGTGGACTCCGGGTCAGCGCTCATCTGGCTTCCCAGTGTCATCTTCGACCCTCTGCTCAAGAGGATCGACGACGAAATAGCTTTGGTCAGAGTGTCCGATCCCACTTCTAACCCCAACATCAACTGCTATTTTGGGGATATGTCAGATGTCGAAGCGGTGTCGGTCACGCTCGGCTTCAATGGAGGGGCAGAGCTCGAGCTGTTTGGAGATACTCTCTTTACTGAAGGTTCAGCCGGTAGTTACGTTTGTTTGGGGGTTGCCGGCGGCGAGCAAGCTGCACTAGGGATGATTGCTCAGCGTAACACCAATGTTGGGTATGATCTATCCAACAGAGATTACTTTTGA